In Betaproteobacteria bacterium, the sequence GCACCCGAAGTCGCCAGCGCATTCGCCGAGGACCGCGCCAAAATGCGCGCCGGTGCAAGCCGCATGCACCCAGGCGATGCGACCTCAACCTATAAGTCGTATCTGCGCCGGATTGCGACCATGGTAGATAACCAACCCTATGTGATGGGCCAGCAGCCCAGCCTGGCCGATTTTTCCTGCTACCACGCGCTCTGGTTTACCAAGCGCATCCCGCCGCTGGCCGGCATTTTCGATGCCACGCCCAGCCTCTCCGTCTGGATGGGCCGCATGGCAGCCTTCGGGCAGGGCAGCATGGAGATGTCCGACGCTCTGGCCGCGATCGCCGTGGCGGCGCAATCCAAGCCGGCCGGCGTTGAGAAAGAGGTATTCCAGGACGATCACGGCATCGCGCTCGGAAGCCGCGTCACTGTCACCGCTGAAAGCTTCGGCCTGGAGCCGACCGAAGGCGAACTGGTTGCCGCCACCCGCACGCGTTACAGCCTCCGCCGCAGCGACGCGCGTGCCGGAACGGTGCATGTGCATTTTCCGCGCGTCGGTTTTCAGTTGCGGGCTGTGAAACCAACATGACATCTCAGCAAAACACGTGGGGTCACAAAACACGTGGCGCGGAGAAGTGAGTTAAACCCTTTTGCGACGTTCGATCGTGCCACATAAAGGAGAACAGATATGAAACGTTTCGTTCAATTGCTTTGGTTGTCCGCGGTCCTGGTCATCGTTTTTCCAAACGTTGCGGTCAGCGGTACCGAACAAGACCTCAATCAGTTGGAGGAGAATCGATACGCGGCGCTCATTGCCGGAGATTGGGCCGCGCTGGACGCTCTGCTCGCCGATGAGTTCTTCTACAACCAGGGCGGCGGCGGGTCTGTATCGAAATTGACATTCCTCGACTACATGAAGGCCGGCGATGCCAAAGTGAGGAAGGCGGCGCGCGAAGACACCAAGATACGGTTGTACGGCGATACCGCAGTGGTCACTGGTGTAGCGCACGTCGATGTCACGTTGAAGGGAGAGGACAAGACGCTGCACTCGCGCTATTTGCATGTCTGGACGAAGACGCCCGACGGCTGGAAACTGGCCGCCCGCCAGGCGACTTACCTGCCCGAGAAAAAATGAGCGCGTCGCCTTCGACGCAGCATGGCGAGAAAGCACAGACCGGCGCAAAACGAAATGAGTAGCCGAACACGGCGAGGACGTAAAGAGTGTTCGCGTGCTGAGGCAGACCAGACCCCAGGCATTGCGCCCTACAAAGAACGGGCGTCCAGGTGAGCCGCCCAACAAATGACTGGGTGCCTTCTTCCGGAGGCGAGTGAAACTATGGCGATACCCTGGCTTGCAGCAGCATTCAAGGCAATTCCCTGGAAGGAAGTGGTCACCGCTGCTCCATCGATCGTGGAGGGTACAAAAAAGTTATGGAGCAGCGTTACTCGAACGGAGAAGCAGCCTTCACCTGCAAACGAGCAATCTGACGAATCATCTTCGACTCATTCCGATCAACTCTCTGCCATTGAAGCCCGGCTTTTGGCTCTCGAGGCGAGAACGGCGGAAATTGCACACCAGGCAGTGACGTCGGCGCAACTTATCAAATCTCTCGCAGAGCAAAACGCCCAACTCGTGCAGGCTGTGGAAATCCTTCGGCTCAGAACGCGCAAGTTGGTTTGGTTCACTGGGGCTCTTGGGCTCGCCGCTGGCTTCCTGATTATCTGGATGATCTTGTACAAATGACGCCCAACCGGCAGTTGCACCGGGGACGTGACAACAGTGCTTGGGGCAGCAGGGGAGCGGCCTGCATAAATGCATAAACAATGCAATTCCGCAGGCTCGACCCTAGGCA encodes:
- a CDS encoding nuclear transport factor 2 family protein is translated as MKRFVQLLWLSAVLVIVFPNVAVSGTEQDLNQLEENRYAALIAGDWAALDALLADEFFYNQGGGGSVSKLTFLDYMKAGDAKVRKAAREDTKIRLYGDTAVVTGVAHVDVTLKGEDKTLHSRYLHVWTKTPDGWKLAARQATYLPEKK
- a CDS encoding glutathione S-transferase family protein yields the protein MPDLILHHYSMSPFSEKIRLVLGYKKLAWKSVIIPRMMPKPDVVALTGGYRRTPVLQIGADIYCDTALICDVLEHRQPSPSLYPQGSNGAVRIVAQWADSTLFWAAMGYSFSPTGAAFLFQGDAPEVASAFAEDRAKMRAGASRMHPGDATSTYKSYLRRIATMVDNQPYVMGQQPSLADFSCYHALWFTKRIPPLAGIFDATPSLSVWMGRMAAFGQGSMEMSDALAAIAVAAQSKPAGVEKEVFQDDHGIALGSRVTVTAESFGLEPTEGELVAATRTRYSLRRSDARAGTVHVHFPRVGFQLRAVKPT